Proteins from a genomic interval of Oncorhynchus clarkii lewisi isolate Uvic-CL-2024 chromosome 15, UVic_Ocla_1.0, whole genome shotgun sequence:
- the LOC139366774 gene encoding uncharacterized protein codes for MEAALWVCLSLLCLQGSFLQLTRGADCTGTSPVEDCVNGQTTGGKKDGFLRLMPSAPRETHTQKKPQRGRLEAHSVLGRWKDDNILSAVPLDRQERELGKHSSLPGSFSTKGFPNTLIQVETERARRHLGQSGTKKKNKPKSRVGSFSLLSNNPSATIQVTRVRRQLQKEKKKGKPRGRTGAYSAMDVPDKPEPLGQRPKRSPQKKKQTKRIVCS; via the exons ATGGAAGCTGCTCTTTGGGTGTGCCTCAGTCTGCTCTGTCTGCAGGGCAGCTTTCTCCAGCTCACACGTGGTGCAGACTGCACTGGGACATCACCGGTGGAAGACTGTGTTAATGGGCAGACCACCGGAGGAAAG AAGGATGGGTTTCTGCGGCTGATGCCATCTGCTCCAAGAGAGACCCATACCCAGAAAAAGCCACAG AGAGGACGACTTGAGGCACACTCTGTACTTGGT AGGTGGAAGGATGACAACATACTGTCGGCCGTGCCGttggacagacaggagagagagttggggaaGCACTCCAGCCTTCCTGGGTCCTTCTCAACTAAGGGCTTCCCCAACACACTCATCCAAGTTGAG acagagcgGGCCAGGAGACACTTGGGCCAGTCTGGGACCAAGAAGAAGAACAAGCCTAAATCCAGAGTGGGATCTTTTTCTCTGCTCAGCAACAACCCCAGCGCCACCATACAG GTAACCAGAGTACGGAGGCAGCTgcagaaggagaagaagaaagggaAGCCAAGAGGACGAACAGGAGCGTACTCCGCTATGGACGTCCCAGACAAACCTGAACCCTTG GGACAAAGGCCCAAGAGGAGCccacagaagaagaaacagaCCAAGAGAATTGTTTGTTCATAA